TGCTGTGCTGGTCAAGGGCTACCTGAGGGAGCAGGGATTGATTGTTGCAAAGGGGAATCCTAAAAGCATAACGGGCTTCGAAGACTTGCTAAGAGAAGACGTCACCTTCATCAACCGAAACAGGGGGAGTGGAACGAGGATTCTGACCGACATGTACCTCAGAGAGGTTGCGGAGAGAAAGGGGCTGAGCTTTAACGAGCTCACAGCCTCCATTAAGGGATACAGCATTGAGGCGAAAACCCACACCTCCGTTGCAGTTGCAGTAGCAAGCGGAAAGGCTGATGTCGGGGTGGGGATAAGGAGCGTTGCCTCCCAGTACGGCCTTGACTTCATACCGCTGAGAAGCGAGGAGTACGATTTCCTGATAAGGAAAGACAGGCTGGAAAAGAAGGCAGTGAGGGACTTTCTGGAGTGCCTTACCTCAGAGGAATTTGCCAAGGAGCTTGAGAGGGTAGTGGGCCTGAGGGTTTACGAGAGAACGAGAGAGGTGATCGAAATCGATTAGAACGGAAAAACGTTTTAAATCAGCTGATTAACTCGCCGAGTATGAGATTACTCCTCGAACACGAATCCAAAGCTTTGCTCGAAAAGTATGGCATAAAGACTGCAAAGTGCATCTTCTGCGAAACAGAAGAGCAGGCTGTTAAAGCTGCGAAGGAAATCGGCTTTCCCGTTGTGATGAAGGTTGCAGGGAGGGAAATCATCCATAAAAGCGACGTTGGTGGAGTCATTCTTAACGTTAAATCGGAGGATGAGGTTAGGGAGGTTTTTCAAAGGCTGATGTCCATTCCAAAGGCTGAGGGAGTTAACATTCAGCCCCAGCTTGAGAAGGGGATCGAGGTTATTATTGGCGTTGCAGAGAACGAGCAGTTTGGAAGCGTTGCAATGTTTGGGCTTGGTGGTGTTTTTGTTGAGGTTCTGAAGGATGTCAGCTTCCGGCTTTTGCCCTTAACAAGGAGAGATGCGGAGGAGATGGTTAGGGAGGTTAAGGGGTATAAATTGTTGGAGGGTTACAGAGGGGTTAAGGGAGACGTTGGGGCTGTTGTTGATTTGCTGCTTAAGCTGAATGAGGTTGTTGAAAAGGAAGGAATAGTGGAGATGGACCTGAATCCTGTTTTTGTTTATGAGAGAGGAGCTGTTGTGGTGGATGCGAGGATAGTTGTTGGGGAGAGGAAGAGGTTTGAGATGGATGTTGGGGATATAAGCTTCTTTTTCAAAGCAAGGAGTGTGGCGGTTATTGGGGCCTCCACCAATCCGATAAAGGTCGGAAACTCCGTTGTAAGAAGCCTGATGTCGAACAAAAACCTGAGAATTTACCCGATAAACCCGAATGCCAGCGAAATTCTCGGCCTGAAAGCCTATCCCTCAGTTAAGTCCCTTCCAGAGGTACCGGACATAGCAATTGTAACCGTTCCCGCCGAGTTCGTTCTTGACGCTGTAAGGGAAGCCGCAGAGGCTGGAGTGAAGGGAGTGGTAATAATCTCATCCGGCTTTAAGGAGGCAGAGGTTGAGGAGGGGAAAGTTAGGGAGGAGAGGCTGAGAGAAATTGCCAGAAAGTACGGAATAAGAATTGTAGGGCCCAACACATTTGGTATTGTGAGTGTAGTGGGCGGCATCAACGCGAGCTTTACTCCAATGTTCAGTGAGGTGAAAAAGGGCAGAATAGCGCTGGTTTCGCAGAGCGGTGGGATATGCCACTACATAATCCACAAGTTCAGGGATTCTGGGTTCAGCCATATCCTGCATCTGGGAAACAGATGCGACGTTGATTTTCCCGATGTAATGAGGTTTCTAAGGGAAGATGAAAACACCGACGTAGTTGCGGTGTATGTTGAGGGAATCGACAACGGGAGAGGGCTCTTCGAGGAGCTAAAGAGGCTTTGCAGTGAGAAGAAAGTTGTGGTGATGAAGTCCGGAAGGAGCAGCGTTGCTGACAAAGCATCTGTAAGCCACACGGGCAGCATGGCGGGAGATTACAGAGTCTTCGCTTCAGCGATGAAGCAGGCTGGCGCAGTGGTGGTTGAAACTCCGACGGAGCTTATTGACACAGCAATCGCAATGGAAAAGTTTGAAGTCAGTGGTGGGGTGGCTGTTTTAACAATACAGGCCGGTCTTGGAATCGTTGCGGCTGACATCATCGAAAGCAGCGGGGGGAGATTGGCAAGGTTTGGAGAGGAGACGGTAAGGAAGCTGAAGAGCCTGCTACCCCCCATAACCTTAAGGGAGAACCCCGTTGACCTGTCTTTCAGCGGTCTCAACCTAAAGGTGTTCGCGGAGGTAATCGATACGGTGTGCAGGGATGATGACGTGGGGCTGGTTATGTTTCTCTACGCAGTTGCACCCCCAAGCTGGGTTCTGCCGGCAGAGGTCATATCCCAGATTATGGGCAGAATAACAAAACCATCCATTCTCGGCTACTCCTCAACTCCCGAAAACTACGCAGAGATTAAGGAGGCGCTCAAGGGGTCTAAAACGCTAATCTTTGACTCGGTCGAGAGGGCTGCAAAGGTTGCCGCAATTCTATCAGAGAAACGAAACTATTTTTAATTTCACCCTTCATTTCTGGTTGATGCTGTACGTTTATATGGATGGTGAGTTCGTACCGGAAAATGAAGCGAAGGTGAGCATCTTCGACCACGGCTTTCTTTACGGGGATGGCGTTTTTGAGGGGATAAGGGCCTACAACGGGAGAGTCTTCAGGTTAAAAGAGCACATAGACCGGCTTTACGATTCGGCAAAGGCCATCGACCTCGAAATACCAATAACAAAGGAGGAGTTCATGGAGATAATCCTGGAAACGCTCAGGAAAAACAACCTCAGAGATGCTTACATCAGACCAATAGTGACGAGGGGGATTGGAGACCTCGGGCTTGATCCGAGAAAGTGCCAGAATCCGTCGATAATAGTCATAACAAAGCCGTGGGGGAAGCTCTACGGGGACCTCTACGAGAAGGGGCTTACGGCGATCACCGTTGCCGTGAGAAGGAACTCCTTCGACGCGCTCCCGCCAAACATAAAGTCGCTCAACTACCTGAACAACATTCTGGCAAAGATAGAGGCAAACGCTAAGGGAGGGGACGAGGCCATATTCCTCGACAGAAACGGCTACGTTTCGGAGGGGAGCGGAGACAACATTTTCGTGGTGAAAAATGGAGCTATCACAACCCCACCGACGATAAACAACCTGAGGGGAATTACGAGGGAAGCTGTGATAGAGATAATAAACAGGTTAGGAATACCCTTCAAGGAGACGAACATAGGCCTCTACGACCTCTACACGGCAGACGAGGTTTTCGTAACCGGCACCGCTGCTGAAATTGCGCCTATTGTTGTTATCGACGGCAGAAAAATCGGAGACGGAAAGCCCGGAGAGATTACGAGAAAGCTAATGGAGGAGTTCAGCAAGCTCACCGAAAGCGAAGGCGTACCAATATATGAGTGATGTTCTGATTACCCTGAGCGTCGAACTGGAGGACAGGCCGGGCCAGCTGCTGAAAGTTCTACAGCCCATCTCAGGGATGGGGGGAAACATAGTCGGAATAGTCCACCAGAGAGGAAAAAAGACACCTCTGAACAGACTTCCCGTAGAGATTTCTTTCAAAATGGACAGCGAGAAAGTGCAGAAGCTGATAGACGAGCTGAAATCGCTTGGAATAATAATAAGGAGCTTCAATGAGGTTAGGCTTACGGCAACGACGTCGGTTCTTCTGATTGGCCATTTAATACACACCGACATCAGCGACACGATAAGCAGCATAGACGTTGATGGTGAGGCTGAGTGTGTGGAGATGCACGTCAGCATGCCTGAGATATCCGGCCCCTCGACTGCAATAATAACGATCTCCGCCTCGGGAAAGGAGAAGCTGAAGGAGGCGGTGGAAAAGCTTAAGGAGGTCTGCAGAAAGAAGGAAATAATTCTGATTGAGCCGGTCAACGAGGAGCTTGTATGATAAAGATAGCCATCGTGGGATTCGGAACTGTCGGACAGGGGGTTGCCGAGCTTTTAATCAGGAAAAGGGAGGAGATTGAGAAGGCCATCGGTGAGTTCAAAGTTACGGCGGTTGCAGACTCCAAGAGCTCGATAAGCGGGGACTTCAGCTTAGTTGAAGCGCTGAGAATGAAACGAGAGACCGGAATGCTTAGGGATGATGCAAAGGCCATCGAGGTTGTGAGGAGCGCTGACTACGACGTGCTGATTGAGGCGAGCGTGACGAGAGTTGACGGAGGAGAGGGGGTGAATTACATTCGCGAAGCTCTCAAGAGGGGCAAGCACGTAGTAACCTCCAACAAGGGCCCGCTCGTTGCCGAATTCCACGGTCTGATGAGCCTCGCAGAAAGAAACGGAGTAAGGCTAATGTACGAAGCAACGGTGGGAGGGGCGATGCCCGTCGTAAAGCTGGCCAAAAGGTACCTTGCCCTCTGCGAGATAGAGAGCGTAAAGGGGATATTCAACGGGACTTGCAACTACATCCTCTCGAGAATGGAAGAGGAAAGGCTCCCCTACGAGCATATTCTCAAGGAGGCGCAGGAGCTCGGCTATGCCGAAGCTGACCCGAGCTACGACGTTGAGGGGATAGATGCAGCGCTTAAGCTCGTGATAATTGCGAACACGATAGGTGTTAAAGCTAGTTACGAGGACGTTGAGGTTACGGGGATAACCCAGATAACTCCTGAGGCTTTTCAGGTTGCTGCCGAGAAGGGATACACCATCAGGCTAATTGCAGAGGTTAGCAGAGAAAAGCTAAAGGTCTCCCCCAGACTCGTGCCGTTCCACCACCCCCTTGCAATCAAAGGGACAATGAACGCAGCCATGTTCAAAACAGATACAGCAGGAAGCATCTTCGTGGCGGGAAGGGGAGCAGGAAAGGAGGAGACCGCCTCAGCGATACTGTCAGACCTGTACGAGATCTATGCTGGACCTCGCTAAGTTCCTGGTAGTCCTCGGATTTCTGCTATACGCATGCAAGCTGGATTTAGAGAGCAGGATAGTCCCCAACAGGGTATGGAAGCGCATGCTGCTCGTTTCTTTGCCGATAACAGTTTACCAGCTTTTCTTGGGAAAACACCTCATTTTCGAGTACATGATTGCGGGAATTTTTGTTGTGATGGTCATTGCCCTCTCCTACGCCCTTTACCTAATCGGAGCTTACGGTGGTGCGGATGCAAAGGCAATCATGGCTCTGGCAGTTATCTTCCCTTTCTACCCAACCTTCAACGGCTTCCCTCTTCTCGGGCCTAGCTTCTCCTTTGCCTTCTCCACCCTCGCAAATTCCGTAATAGCCGCACCGTTCCTCCTCCTGTTCATGTTCTTGCGAAATCTGGCGAAAGAAGGGGTAAGGTCGCTGAAGGGGAATTTGCTCTACTATTTCACCGGATACAGGGCTGAGGTTGGAAATCTACCGAAGTTCCACAACCTCCTGGAGTACATAGACGAGAATGGAGAGTTAAGGCGGGTGAGGAGGGCTGTCGAGCCCGATGAGCAGATGATTAACAGATTGAGAAAAAGCGGTGTGGAGAAAGTCTGGGTTACCCCTGCATTGCCCTTCCTTCTCTTCATCACAGCGGGGTATATTGTTGCATTTATTCTTGGGGATTTACTGTATCTGCTAATCTCCACCATTTTAAGCTGGTGAAAGGTTTATATATCCTCCTAATGGATTTAACGAAAAACCAGAAAGGAGGAGATAGGTATGGCTAAGGAAAAGGAGCACATTAATGTTGCCTTCATAGGGCATGTGGACCACGGAAAGAGCACTCTGATTGGAAGGCTGCTCTACGAAACGGGTGAGATTCCGGAGCACATCATCGAGAAAATGAGGAAAGAGGCTCAGGAGAAGGGCAAAGCCACCTTCGAGTTCGCGTGGGTCATGGACAGACTGAAGGAGGAGAGGGAGAGAGGAGTTACAATCGACGTAGCCCACAGAAAGTTCCAGACCGACAAATACTACATCACCATCGTCGACTGCCCCGGCCACAGGGACTTCATCAAGAACATGATTACCGGCGCATCTCAGGCGGATGCAGCAGTTCTCGTCATGGATGTCGTTGAGAAGGTGCAGCCGCAGACGAGGGAGCACATCTTCCTCGCAAGAACTCTCGGCATTAACCAGATAATCGTGGCTATAAACAAGATGGACAGAGTTAACTACGACCAGAAGGAGTACGAGGCTGCAAAGGAGGCGGTAAGCAAACTTCTCAAGATGGTGGGTTACAAGGTCGACGAGATTCCGTTCATCCCAGTTTCAGCCTACTACGGAGACAATGTTGCAAAGAAGAGCGATAAGACCCCCTGGTACAACGGTCCGACGCTGCTTGAGGCCTTCGACCTGCTCAAGCCACCGGAGAAGCTTGTTGATAAGCCGCTCAGAATTCCCATCCAGGACGTTTACTCAATCAGCGGTGTTGGAACGGTGCCTGTTGGCAGAGTCGAGAGCGGTGTGCTCAGAGTTGGAGACAAGGTCGTGTTCGAGCCTGCCGGCGTAAGCGGTGAGGTAAAGAGCATCGAGATGCACCACGAGCCCATCCAGGAGGCTTATCCGGGTGACAACATCGGCTTCAACGTTAGAGGTGTCAGCAAAAAGGACATCAGGAGAGGAGATGTCGCTGGCCATCCAGACAACCCGCCAACTGTTGTGAAGGACTTCACGGCCCAGCTTGTGGTTCTGCAGCATCCCACAGCAATCACAGTAGGCTACACTCCAGTTGTGCACGCTCACACCGCCCAGATTGCCTGCAGGTTCGTAGAGCTGCAGAAGAAGATTGACCCGAGAACCGGCCAGGTTAAGGAGGAGAACCCGCAGTTCCTCAAGACAGGTGATGCAGCGATTGTCAAGCTTGAGCCAACAAGGCCGATGGTCATCGAGAGAGTCAAGGACATCCCGCCGATGGGCAGGTTCGCCATCAGAGACATGGGCATGACCATCGGAGCCGGAATGGTTCTCGACCTTACCCCAAGAAAATAACTTTATTTTTTTGGTGGTCTCATGCCGATAAAGGGTCCAAAGGCGAGAATTAAGCTCTCCGGCCTGAATCCAAGAGAGCTGGACAGAATTTGCAGCCAGATTAAAGAGATTGCCAACAAGACCGGCGTCGAGCTCAGCGGTCCCGTTCCGCTCCCAACGAGAAGGATGGTTGTGCCTGTGAGAAAGGCTCCCGACGGAGAGGGCAGCGAAACGTGGGACCACTGGGAGATGAGGGTTCACAAGAGGCTGATAGACATCTCCGCCGACGAGAGGGCACTGAGGCAGATTATGAGGATTCAGGTTCCGAGAGACGTGAACATTGAAATAGTCCTCGAATCCTGAATGTTATTTAAAATCACTTTTCTTGGCACTTCTGGCACAATTCCAAGTGTTGAGAGAAATTCTCCTGCTATTTTTGTTCAATTTGGCGGGCAAAGAATGCTCTTCGACTGCGGTGAGGGGACGCAGAGGCAGATGATGATTGCCAAAACCGGTTTCAGAAACCTCGACAACATATTCATCACCCACCTACACACCGACCACTTCATCGGGCTTTTCGGGCTGATTGAGACCATGTCGCTGAACGAAAGAAGCAGGGAGCTGAACGTTTACTCGCCAAGGGCTGAGGTGCTAAGGGCTCTCTTCGAGGCCTTCGGCTACGACCAGCTGAACTACGATATCAGGGTGAGAGAGCTTAAGGATGGCGAGGAAGTGAAATTTGATGGATTTAAGGTTGTTGCCTTCAGAACGGAGCACATAGTCAAGAGCGTTGGCTACGCCATCATTGAGAACGACAGAAGGGGAAAGTTCAACAGAGAGAAGGCGGAGAAGGAGCTTGGAATCCCTCCCGGGCCGCTTTACGCAAAGCTCGCCAGAGGAGAAAGCATAGTCTGGAAGGGGAGGACAATAACTCCGGACATGGTTCTGGGTGAGAAGAGGAGGGGCAGAAAGGTCGTTTACACAGGTGACAGCAGGCCGACAAAGAGGACAGTTGAGATTGCAAGAAATGCGGATATCCTCATCCACGATGCCTCATTCAAAGAGGAGTTGAAGGACTGGGCTATCGAAAGCGGGCATTCCACGGCGAAGGAGGCTGCCGAAGTTGCAAGAGAGGCGAACGTGAAAAAGCTGATACTTACTCACATCAGCACCCGCTACTCCAAAGACGCCTCTCCACTGCTTGAAGAGGCAAAGAAGGTGTTTGAGAACACGATTATCGCTGAGGATTTTATGAGCCTTGAGGTCACCTTCGATGAGAGCTAAATCACGCCAAGCTCGGAAAGTCTCTCCGGAAGATAGACATCGGTAACGTAGTCCAAACCGTACTTTGCCAGGGCCTGCTGCTCTGACTTCTTGTTTATCTCGAGCTGCAGGTTTACCTCCTTCTTCCAGAACTCGGAGTCAAAGCGTGGGTCGGTAAGAATGGCGTTGAGAGCTTTGATGTCTTCCTCCGTAAGCTTGTCAGCTGGCAGGTCATACTTGACGATGTCCGTCGGCCTTATTCCGACAAACTG
The nucleotide sequence above comes from Archaeoglobus fulgidus DSM 4304. Encoded proteins:
- a CDS encoding acetate--CoA ligase family protein, translating into MRLLLEHESKALLEKYGIKTAKCIFCETEEQAVKAAKEIGFPVVMKVAGREIIHKSDVGGVILNVKSEDEVREVFQRLMSIPKAEGVNIQPQLEKGIEVIIGVAENEQFGSVAMFGLGGVFVEVLKDVSFRLLPLTRRDAEEMVREVKGYKLLEGYRGVKGDVGAVVDLLLKLNEVVEKEGIVEMDLNPVFVYERGAVVVDARIVVGERKRFEMDVGDISFFFKARSVAVIGASTNPIKVGNSVVRSLMSNKNLRIYPINPNASEILGLKAYPSVKSLPEVPDIAIVTVPAEFVLDAVREAAEAGVKGVVIISSGFKEAEVEEGKVREERLREIARKYGIRIVGPNTFGIVSVVGGINASFTPMFSEVKKGRIALVSQSGGICHYIIHKFRDSGFSHILHLGNRCDVDFPDVMRFLREDENTDVVAVYVEGIDNGRGLFEELKRLCSEKKVVVMKSGRSSVADKASVSHTGSMAGDYRVFASAMKQAGAVVVETPTELIDTAIAMEKFEVSGGVAVLTIQAGLGIVAADIIESSGGRLARFGEETVRKLKSLLPPITLRENPVDLSFSGLNLKVFAEVIDTVCRDDDVGLVMFLYAVAPPSWVLPAEVISQIMGRITKPSILGYSSTPENYAEIKEALKGSKTLIFDSVERAAKVAAILSEKRNYF
- the ilvE gene encoding branched-chain-amino-acid transaminase; amino-acid sequence: MLYVYMDGEFVPENEAKVSIFDHGFLYGDGVFEGIRAYNGRVFRLKEHIDRLYDSAKAIDLEIPITKEEFMEIILETLRKNNLRDAYIRPIVTRGIGDLGLDPRKCQNPSIIVITKPWGKLYGDLYEKGLTAITVAVRRNSFDALPPNIKSLNYLNNILAKIEANAKGGDEAIFLDRNGYVSEGSGDNIFVVKNGAITTPPTINNLRGITREAVIEIINRLGIPFKETNIGLYDLYTADEVFVTGTAAEIAPIVVIDGRKIGDGKPGEITRKLMEEFSKLTESEGVPIYE
- a CDS encoding ACT domain-containing protein, producing the protein MSDVLITLSVELEDRPGQLLKVLQPISGMGGNIVGIVHQRGKKTPLNRLPVEISFKMDSEKVQKLIDELKSLGIIIRSFNEVRLTATTSVLLIGHLIHTDISDTISSIDVDGEAECVEMHVSMPEISGPSTAIITISASGKEKLKEAVEKLKEVCRKKEIILIEPVNEELV
- a CDS encoding homoserine dehydrogenase — encoded protein: MIKIAIVGFGTVGQGVAELLIRKREEIEKAIGEFKVTAVADSKSSISGDFSLVEALRMKRETGMLRDDAKAIEVVRSADYDVLIEASVTRVDGGEGVNYIREALKRGKHVVTSNKGPLVAEFHGLMSLAERNGVRLMYEATVGGAMPVVKLAKRYLALCEIESVKGIFNGTCNYILSRMEEERLPYEHILKEAQELGYAEADPSYDVEGIDAALKLVIIANTIGVKASYEDVEVTGITQITPEAFQVAAEKGYTIRLIAEVSREKLKVSPRLVPFHHPLAIKGTMNAAMFKTDTAGSIFVAGRGAGKEETASAILSDLYEIYAGPR
- a CDS encoding A24 family peptidase C-terminal domain-containing protein codes for the protein MLDLAKFLVVLGFLLYACKLDLESRIVPNRVWKRMLLVSLPITVYQLFLGKHLIFEYMIAGIFVVMVIALSYALYLIGAYGGADAKAIMALAVIFPFYPTFNGFPLLGPSFSFAFSTLANSVIAAPFLLLFMFLRNLAKEGVRSLKGNLLYYFTGYRAEVGNLPKFHNLLEYIDENGELRRVRRAVEPDEQMINRLRKSGVEKVWVTPALPFLLFITAGYIVAFILGDLLYLLISTILSW
- the tuf gene encoding translation elongation factor EF-1 subunit alpha; its protein translation is MAKEKEHINVAFIGHVDHGKSTLIGRLLYETGEIPEHIIEKMRKEAQEKGKATFEFAWVMDRLKEERERGVTIDVAHRKFQTDKYYITIVDCPGHRDFIKNMITGASQADAAVLVMDVVEKVQPQTREHIFLARTLGINQIIVAINKMDRVNYDQKEYEAAKEAVSKLLKMVGYKVDEIPFIPVSAYYGDNVAKKSDKTPWYNGPTLLEAFDLLKPPEKLVDKPLRIPIQDVYSISGVGTVPVGRVESGVLRVGDKVVFEPAGVSGEVKSIEMHHEPIQEAYPGDNIGFNVRGVSKKDIRRGDVAGHPDNPPTVVKDFTAQLVVLQHPTAITVGYTPVVHAHTAQIACRFVELQKKIDPRTGQVKEENPQFLKTGDAAIVKLEPTRPMVIERVKDIPPMGRFAIRDMGMTIGAGMVLDLTPRK
- the rpsJ gene encoding 30S ribosomal protein S10, with amino-acid sequence MPIKGPKARIKLSGLNPRELDRICSQIKEIANKTGVELSGPVPLPTRRMVVPVRKAPDGEGSETWDHWEMRVHKRLIDISADERALRQIMRIQVPRDVNIEIVLES
- the rnz gene encoding ribonuclease Z; translated protein: MLFKITFLGTSGTIPSVERNSPAIFVQFGGQRMLFDCGEGTQRQMMIAKTGFRNLDNIFITHLHTDHFIGLFGLIETMSLNERSRELNVYSPRAEVLRALFEAFGYDQLNYDIRVRELKDGEEVKFDGFKVVAFRTEHIVKSVGYAIIENDRRGKFNREKAEKELGIPPGPLYAKLARGESIVWKGRTITPDMVLGEKRRGRKVVYTGDSRPTKRTVEIARNADILIHDASFKEELKDWAIESGHSTAKEAAEVAREANVKKLILTHISTRYSKDASPLLEEAKKVFENTIIAEDFMSLEVTFDES